AGTATCAGCGCTGATGGTTTGTGTTTCTTCGTTCATGTATCTCCCTCTCCGATGCAAAAGTCATTCAATCGGAATGGCCTTTAGAGAAATTACCGCACAAGGTTGCACGGCATCGGTCATGTAGCTGTTGACATTTAATAAGGCAAACTTACGGCGGCCAATAATTGGATAACGTGGAGATATCCACTTCAAAAAGCAGGACATTGTCTTAATTCGCATTAAGGATATAACTATCATTGGTAGTATATCTTGCAGATACCTACTACCTAGGATTTTATTTTTGGGTATCTCTATCGTGACTACGACAACGAAGCGTAGGCCCGTCACCTGAATATTTTCCGGCCAACTCATCGATGCCGGTACCATGCCAAGGCTTGTGGCCAACATAGTAAGCCGCGCGCGCGAGAAGATGAGCAGCGATCGGTGCGGTCAGTATTAAGAAAAGAAACGCGGCAAAAGCACGCGCGACGATCGCTCCGTCACCTGAATAAAGCGCGAGAGCAAGAAGCAAGATACCAGAACCAACTGTCCCAGCCTTCGAAGCGGCATGAGAGCGGCTG
The Pseudomonadota bacterium genome window above contains:
- the mnhG gene encoding monovalent cation/H(+) antiporter subunit G gives rise to the protein MSAVIDLATAALIVVGSVFILIAALGMLRFPDLYSRSHAASKAGTVGSGILLLALALYSGDGAIVARAFAAFLFLILTAPIAAHLLARAAYYVGHKPWHGTGIDELAGKYSGDGPTLRCRSHDRDTQK